Proteins encoded by one window of Bryobacteraceae bacterium:
- the larC gene encoding nickel pincer cofactor biosynthesis protein LarC, giving the protein MTLCYFDAFSGLAGDMATGALIDAGADSARLIAVLESIGTGAAFRVERTKRKGIAAAKFHVDAPEGDRKHRHLHHITPMIDGSAMSAKAKQTAHAIFVKLAEAEAAVHGTTIEKVHFHEVGAVDSIADICAVSEALDMLGVGRVLCSAVNTGSGTANTEHGILPVPTPATARLLKDAPVYARGPALELTTPTGAAIVAALAESYGPLPAMRVSASGYGAGDRDFTEHANVLRVILGETADAAESTRVCVIETNIDDSTPEVLGYAMEALLAKGALDVTLSPLWMKKNRAATLLRAIVKPEDRESIAAAMFAETSTFGVRIYDAERRVQQRRFEEVDTAHGKVRVKIAANGTFAPEFDDCRKVAESAGVPLKAVMEAAAAAWLARR; this is encoded by the coding sequence ATGACTCTCTGCTATTTCGACGCGTTCTCCGGACTCGCCGGCGACATGGCCACCGGCGCGCTGATCGACGCCGGCGCCGACTCCGCCCGCCTCATCGCCGTGCTCGAATCCATCGGAACCGGCGCGGCATTTCGAGTGGAACGAACCAAACGCAAGGGGATCGCCGCCGCCAAATTTCACGTCGACGCCCCCGAAGGCGATCGCAAGCATCGCCACCTCCACCACATCACGCCGATGATCGACGGCTCCGCCATGTCCGCGAAGGCCAAGCAAACCGCCCACGCCATCTTCGTCAAACTCGCCGAGGCCGAGGCCGCCGTCCACGGGACGACCATCGAAAAGGTGCACTTCCACGAGGTCGGCGCGGTCGATTCCATCGCCGACATCTGCGCCGTGTCCGAGGCGCTCGACATGCTCGGCGTCGGCCGCGTGCTATGCTCGGCCGTCAACACCGGCTCCGGTACGGCGAACACGGAGCATGGGATTCTCCCCGTGCCGACGCCCGCCACCGCCCGGCTGCTCAAAGACGCTCCCGTCTACGCGCGCGGACCGGCGCTCGAGTTGACCACGCCCACCGGAGCGGCCATCGTGGCGGCGCTCGCCGAATCCTACGGTCCGCTTCCCGCGATGCGCGTCTCGGCCAGCGGTTACGGCGCCGGCGATCGCGATTTCACCGAGCACGCCAACGTCCTGCGAGTGATCCTCGGCGAAACCGCCGACGCCGCCGAATCCACCCGGGTGTGCGTGATCGAAACCAACATCGACGATTCCACGCCCGAAGTGCTCGGCTACGCAATGGAGGCGCTGCTCGCCAAGGGTGCGCTCGACGTCACGCTCTCCCCGCTCTGGATGAAGAAGAACCGCGCCGCGACGCTCCTTCGCGCCATCGTCAAGCCGGAGGACCGCGAGTCGATCGCCGCCGCCATGTTCGCCGAGACGTCGACTTTCGGCGTTCGTATCTACGACGCCGAGCGCCGCGTCCAGCAGCGCCGCTTCGAGGAAGTGGACACCGCCCACGGCAAGGTGCGTGTCAAGATCGCCGCCAACGGGACGTTCGCGCCTGAGTTCGATGATTGCCGCAAGGTCGCTGAATCGGCCGGTGTGCCGCTCAAGGCCGTGATGGAAGCAGCGGCGGCGGCGTGGCTGGCCCGGCGCTGA
- a CDS encoding CDGSH iron-sulfur domain-containing protein, whose amino-acid sequence MSTKVTVLNNGPLRLEGDFGISDATGAEFGLAGRTVISLCRCGASENKPFCDGSHNRVGFQSQCAARELPPMKPKV is encoded by the coding sequence ATGTCCACTAAAGTAACCGTTCTTAACAACGGGCCGCTCCGGCTCGAAGGGGATTTTGGAATCAGCGACGCGACGGGCGCGGAGTTCGGCCTGGCCGGACGCACGGTAATTTCGCTGTGCCGTTGCGGCGCGTCGGAGAACAAGCCGTTCTGCGACGGGTCTCACAATCGCGTTGGGTTCCAATCGCAGTGCGCCGCACGCGAGCTGCCGCCGATGAAGCCGAAGGTCTAG